In the Advenella kashmirensis WT001 genome, one interval contains:
- a CDS encoding MFS transporter, which produces MLEFFWWGSVFLINVPVVVIAFVVGARVLEKRPGNKTRKWDLISSAQIMVGLIGLTYAIKELGKPQADWVAFVITLVLGIGALFIFYRRQKRSAAPLIDLGLFRNKQFLLGVIAASVMSATLIGFELVFSQRLQLVSGYSPLQAGLLILPIPLAAFFAGPLMGSLQPKLGTARLLWLSLLVSAVGSLWYLFIFDGAILWWSVALAVFGFGAGAAITGASTAIINNAPASRAGMAASIEEVAYELGGAMGVTIFGSIMSVIYTMKLVLPADFSVPGIVRDSLDQAHLVAEQLPPEQSQRLLSIAFASFDYAFIGVVVGVTAMLFLTAGAIYLTSLRSADSVDSSLDTNH; this is translated from the coding sequence TTGCTGGAGTTTTTCTGGTGGGGTTCGGTCTTTCTGATCAACGTGCCTGTGGTCGTGATTGCCTTCGTAGTGGGCGCGCGCGTTCTGGAAAAACGGCCGGGTAATAAAACCCGTAAATGGGATCTGATCAGTTCCGCGCAAATCATGGTTGGCCTGATTGGCCTGACCTATGCAATCAAGGAACTGGGAAAGCCGCAGGCTGACTGGGTTGCATTTGTCATCACGCTGGTGCTGGGCATTGGTGCTCTGTTCATTTTTTATCGTCGACAAAAGCGTAGTGCGGCACCTTTGATTGATCTTGGTTTATTCCGCAATAAACAGTTTCTGCTTGGGGTCATCGCTGCATCGGTTATGTCGGCAACGCTTATTGGATTCGAACTCGTTTTTAGCCAGCGGTTGCAATTGGTAAGTGGTTACTCTCCATTGCAGGCCGGCCTGCTCATTTTGCCAATCCCTCTTGCGGCTTTTTTTGCCGGACCGCTAATGGGATCATTGCAGCCAAAGCTTGGTACGGCTCGTCTGCTATGGCTTTCATTGCTGGTCTCGGCAGTTGGCTCACTTTGGTATTTGTTTATATTCGATGGCGCCATCCTGTGGTGGTCAGTGGCGCTGGCGGTTTTCGGATTTGGTGCGGGTGCGGCCATTACGGGCGCATCCACAGCCATTATCAATAACGCTCCCGCCAGTCGGGCAGGCATGGCAGCGTCAATAGAGGAAGTGGCCTACGAACTGGGGGGTGCAATGGGCGTCACTATTTTCGGCAGTATCATGTCTGTGATTTATACGATGAAATTGGTGTTGCCTGCTGATTTTTCTGTGCCGGGTATTGTGCGCGACAGCCTGGACCAGGCGCATCTGGTTGCAGAGCAATTGCCACCCGAACAAAGTCAACGGCTACTGTCGATTGCTTTCGCTTCATTTGACTACGCCTTTATCGGGGTAGTAGTGGGAGTGACTGCTATGCTGTTTTTGACCGCCGGCGCTATTTATCTGACGAGCTTGCGGTCAGCCGACAGCGTGGATTCCAGTCTTGATACAAATCATTAA
- the phbB gene encoding acetoacetyl-CoA reductase has product MTQKIAYVTGGMGGIGTSICQRLHKDGFTVIAGCGPQRNAQQWIDEQAAQGYTFYASAGNVSDWDSTVAAFEKVRADHGPVDVLVNNAGITRDGVFRKMSIDDWRAVMDTNLNSLFNVTKQVIEHMYEKRWGRIINISSVNGQKGQFGQTNYSTAKAGIHGFTMALAQEVASRGVTVNTVSPGYIGTDMVRAIRPEVLEQIVGTIPVRRLGTPEEIASIVSWLASDESGFSTGADFSVNGGLHMG; this is encoded by the coding sequence ATGACACAAAAAATAGCATATGTTACGGGTGGGATGGGAGGTATCGGGACCTCTATCTGCCAGCGCCTGCACAAAGACGGATTCACGGTTATCGCCGGCTGCGGTCCGCAGCGCAATGCCCAGCAGTGGATTGACGAACAGGCGGCACAGGGGTATACATTCTATGCATCGGCAGGAAATGTATCCGACTGGGATTCCACCGTCGCCGCATTTGAAAAGGTCAGGGCTGACCACGGCCCCGTGGACGTGCTGGTCAATAATGCCGGCATTACGCGGGATGGCGTGTTTCGCAAAATGTCCATTGATGACTGGCGCGCGGTCATGGATACCAATCTGAACAGCCTGTTCAATGTGACCAAGCAGGTAATTGAGCATATGTATGAAAAGCGCTGGGGGCGTATCATTAATATCAGTTCGGTCAACGGACAGAAAGGGCAGTTTGGCCAGACCAACTATTCCACGGCTAAAGCAGGTATTCATGGCTTTACCATGGCTCTGGCGCAGGAAGTTGCAAGTCGTGGCGTTACCGTCAATACGGTCTCCCCTGGTTATATCGGCACCGACATGGTGCGCGCTATCCGCCCCGAGGTGCTCGAGCAGATTGTCGGCACGATCCCTGTTCGCAGGTTGGGCACGCCCGAAGAAATTGCCTCGATTGTGTCATGGCTGGCTTCAGACGAATCCGGCTTTTCCACCGGCGCCGACTTCTCGGTCAACGGTGGCCTGCATATGGGTTAA
- a CDS encoding MFS transporter, which yields MIATNKPAHNRWLILAIVSSALFLIVIDLTVLYTALPRLTHDLQASASQKLWIINAYPLVVAGLLPGLGTLGDRLGHKQLFLNGLLVFGVASLVAAFARSPKYLSAAVYCLPWAPP from the coding sequence ATGATTGCAACTAACAAACCTGCACACAACCGGTGGCTGATACTGGCTATCGTCTCCAGCGCCTTGTTTCTTATTGTTATTGACCTGACGGTGCTTTACACCGCGTTACCGCGTTTGACGCATGATCTGCAGGCCAGTGCTTCACAGAAGCTGTGGATCATTAATGCTTATCCATTGGTGGTTGCCGGTCTGCTGCCGGGCCTGGGCACGCTGGGTGACCGCCTCGGACACAAGCAGCTTTTTCTTAACGGTTTGCTGGTATTTGGCGTGGCATCGCTGGTGGCAGCTTTCGCACGTAGCCCGAAGTACTTATCTGCAGCCGTGTATTGCTTGCCGTGGGCGCCGCCATGA
- the phaR gene encoding polyhydroxyalkanoate synthesis repressor PhaR has product MAKATETDTVRTIKKYPNRRLYDTQTSTYITLQDVRQLVLDNVRFQMLDAKSGEELTRSILLQIILEAESGGVPMFSSNMLAHIIRFYGHAMQGVMGSYLEKNMQAFVDIQDKLAEQSKGVYTPQFGAEAWSQFMNIQAPLLNNMMNNYVEQSKNMFVQMQEQMQNQTSNIFGGFPFNPADLDKDKDKEDK; this is encoded by the coding sequence ATGGCTAAAGCAACTGAAACGGACACCGTCCGCACAATTAAAAAATATCCCAATCGTCGGCTCTACGATACGCAGACCAGCACGTACATTACGTTGCAGGATGTGAGACAGTTGGTGTTGGACAATGTCCGCTTTCAGATGCTGGATGCCAAGTCTGGCGAAGAACTCACGCGCAGTATCCTGCTGCAAATTATCCTTGAAGCGGAATCCGGTGGCGTGCCCATGTTCAGTTCCAACATGCTGGCGCATATTATCCGTTTCTACGGACACGCCATGCAGGGCGTCATGGGTTCCTATCTTGAGAAGAACATGCAGGCATTTGTCGATATTCAGGACAAACTGGCCGAACAGTCAAAAGGCGTGTACACACCGCAATTTGGCGCTGAAGCCTGGTCGCAGTTCATGAACATTCAGGCGCCGCTGCTTAACAATATGATGAACAATTACGTTGAGCAGTCCAAGAACATGTTCGTGCAGATGCAGGAGCAGATGCAGAACCAGACCAGCAATATATTTGGCGGTTTCCCGTTTAACCCCGCCGATCTCGATAAAGACAAAGATAAAGAAGACAAATAA
- a CDS encoding YadA-like family protein: MFRLKRTLPQVTVITLASMLLFCQQAGAEQGEPRSTQLGHEAEAIGDGAVAIGWGANARGKDSIAIGSKVQIIGPATTFASEGGIAIGAGSQSHRAGDVNFGSRTLSGLRDGIGDDEAVTMRQMKAARAYTDTVKNDLIKMVDQAGSPVLAQAKAYSDLSRNQAIAAANAYSDAVKNETIIQGKKHVEQIIAAGRAQHDTKLLSQAKSYSERQNQATLENANAYSEKVGREVLSSANAFTEFRSRQAQDNAVTLSRQYTDRRVGQLESQIKKFRRRANAGISGAMAMTTLTPPPANANASFGMAMATYRNQVALASGVTFRTGKNSNLRLNTSWDSAGGIGAAAGFNVAW, from the coding sequence ATGTTTAGACTCAAGAGAACTCTACCGCAAGTGACCGTAATCACGCTTGCTTCCATGCTGCTATTTTGCCAGCAGGCGGGCGCAGAGCAGGGCGAACCGCGCTCCACCCAGCTGGGTCACGAGGCCGAGGCCATTGGCGATGGTGCCGTGGCCATCGGTTGGGGCGCAAACGCTCGCGGAAAAGATAGCATCGCAATTGGTTCCAAAGTTCAAATAATCGGTCCTGCCACAACCTTTGCCTCAGAGGGTGGCATCGCCATAGGAGCGGGTTCACAATCGCATAGGGCCGGCGACGTCAATTTTGGTTCGCGCACACTGTCGGGGTTGCGCGATGGTATCGGCGACGACGAGGCAGTCACCATGCGCCAGATGAAAGCGGCGCGGGCCTATACCGATACTGTAAAAAATGATCTGATCAAAATGGTCGATCAGGCTGGCTCGCCCGTGCTGGCTCAAGCGAAGGCCTATTCCGACTTGTCCAGAAACCAGGCCATTGCAGCGGCCAACGCCTATAGCGACGCAGTCAAGAACGAAACCATTATTCAGGGTAAAAAGCATGTGGAGCAGATTATTGCGGCCGGGCGTGCACAGCACGATACAAAGCTGCTGTCACAGGCAAAATCGTACTCGGAACGGCAAAATCAGGCCACGCTGGAAAACGCCAATGCGTACAGCGAGAAAGTAGGGCGTGAGGTCCTTTCCAGTGCAAACGCTTTCACGGAGTTTCGCAGTCGGCAGGCCCAGGACAATGCGGTCACGCTGTCCAGACAATATACGGACCGACGTGTCGGCCAATTGGAATCGCAAATAAAAAAATTCCGCCGACGGGCTAATGCCGGTATTTCCGGCGCAATGGCAATGACTACCCTGACACCGCCGCCCGCGAATGCGAACGCCTCTTTTGGAATGGCGATGGCAACATACAGGAATCAAGTGGCACTGGCCTCTGGTGTCACCTTCAGGACGGGAAAAAACAGTAATCTGCGCCTGAATACTTCATGGGATTCTGCTGGTGGCATTGGTGCCGCTGCTGGTTTTAATGTGGCCTGGTAG
- a CDS encoding TetR/AcrR family transcriptional regulator, whose amino-acid sequence MNQNKSQTVGRPRSIDREKLLELAEKIVAQHGVAGLTMDALAKAANITKGGVQYCFGNKEGLIKAMIMRWSDHFDAEVAQAAGDKTDAIAHVRAHIKVTREADVQDESRFAAMLAGLVPNSDQLAETRAWYARQLGGLDFSTAQGRNARLAFIANEGAFLLRSFNFFDLSPQEWQAVFGDIERLLERPD is encoded by the coding sequence ATGAACCAAAACAAATCACAAACCGTTGGCAGGCCGCGGTCGATTGACCGAGAGAAGCTGCTGGAATTAGCAGAGAAAATTGTTGCGCAACATGGTGTTGCCGGCCTGACAATGGACGCATTAGCCAAAGCAGCAAATATTACCAAGGGCGGCGTACAGTATTGTTTCGGCAATAAGGAAGGCCTGATCAAGGCGATGATCATGCGCTGGAGCGATCATTTCGACGCAGAGGTTGCGCAGGCGGCAGGCGATAAAACGGACGCGATTGCGCATGTACGCGCCCATATAAAGGTTACCAGAGAGGCCGATGTACAGGATGAGTCACGTTTTGCCGCCATGCTCGCCGGGCTGGTTCCGAACTCCGACCAGTTGGCCGAAACTCGCGCGTGGTACGCCAGACAGTTGGGCGGGCTGGATTTTTCCACTGCACAAGGGCGCAATGCCCGGCTGGCCTTTATCGCCAACGAAGGCGCCTTCCTGCTTCGCAGTTTCAACTTCTTTGATCTGTCGCCACAGGAATGGCAAGCGGTATTTGGAGATATTGAGCGTCTGCTTGAACGACCGGACTGA
- a CDS encoding PHA/PHB synthase family protein: MTNETDQARAGQADPAQDAAFPARLQTEFLAKWQQIAAAGQQGTLPPLTDRRFSSAAWQESPQHLLMAHLYLLSASIMQKMVEQAAVPDNVRERLRFSVEQWNDAMSPANYFLTNPDALKTFTDTNGESLQKGFLNLLGDLRRGQISQTDESSFEVGSNLATTAGSVVFENPWFQLLQYAPQTATVYRRPLLMVPPCINKYYILDLQSGNSLVEYAVSQGFTVFMVSWRNPTVADTDGIQKSTWDDYIEKGVLTAIDTVCQITGQSQINALGFCVGGTMLSSALAVARARGDNPVASVTLLTTLLDFEDTGVLDVFVDEAHVAYREQLLGQGGMMTAKELATTFSFLRPNELVWNYVVSNYLKGKAPPAFDLLYWNSDGTNLPGPFFTWYFRNMYLENRLCRAGALKICAEAVDLADLDMPAYVYGSKEDHIVPWHASFASARLLSGDVRYILGASGHIAGVINPPAKNKRNYWTSDTMQVQQTDARQWLESAESVPGSWWPDWAGWLAGHSGRKVKAKATQGNAAYPPLAPAPGQYVKVKA; encoded by the coding sequence GTGACCAACGAGACTGATCAAGCACGGGCAGGCCAGGCAGATCCGGCACAGGATGCAGCCTTCCCGGCGCGGTTGCAGACCGAGTTTCTCGCCAAATGGCAGCAAATAGCCGCGGCAGGCCAGCAGGGTACCTTGCCACCGCTCACCGACAGAAGGTTCAGCAGTGCGGCCTGGCAGGAAAGCCCGCAGCACCTGCTGATGGCCCACCTCTATTTGCTGTCGGCCAGTATCATGCAGAAAATGGTCGAACAGGCTGCGGTACCCGATAATGTGCGGGAACGGCTGCGATTTTCGGTTGAGCAGTGGAACGACGCCATGTCGCCCGCCAACTATTTTCTGACCAACCCCGACGCGCTTAAAACCTTTACAGACACGAATGGCGAGTCTTTGCAGAAGGGGTTTCTGAATCTGCTGGGCGACCTGCGCCGCGGCCAGATTTCCCAGACAGATGAATCCAGCTTCGAAGTGGGTAGCAATCTGGCCACAACAGCGGGTTCCGTGGTATTTGAAAATCCCTGGTTCCAACTGCTGCAGTATGCGCCGCAAACGGCAACCGTGTACCGACGGCCGTTGCTGATGGTCCCGCCGTGCATCAACAAATATTACATTCTGGATTTGCAATCGGGCAATTCCCTGGTGGAGTATGCAGTGAGCCAGGGCTTTACCGTATTCATGGTGTCCTGGCGCAACCCGACCGTGGCAGATACCGATGGCATACAAAAGTCAACCTGGGACGACTATATAGAAAAGGGCGTGCTGACCGCAATCGATACGGTCTGCCAGATTACCGGTCAGTCGCAGATCAATGCCCTGGGATTCTGCGTAGGCGGCACCATGCTTTCCAGCGCGCTGGCAGTGGCGCGCGCACGCGGCGATAACCCGGTGGCCAGTGTGACGCTGCTGACCACGCTGCTCGATTTTGAAGATACCGGGGTACTCGATGTGTTCGTCGATGAAGCGCATGTGGCCTATCGGGAGCAATTGCTGGGGCAGGGCGGGATGATGACGGCCAAAGAACTGGCCACCACCTTTTCGTTTTTGCGGCCCAATGAACTGGTCTGGAACTATGTCGTCAGCAATTACCTGAAAGGCAAGGCACCGCCCGCATTCGACCTGTTGTACTGGAACTCCGACGGGACCAACCTGCCGGGTCCGTTCTTCACCTGGTACTTTCGGAATATGTATCTGGAAAACAGACTGTGCCGCGCGGGCGCGCTGAAAATATGCGCCGAAGCGGTCGATCTTGCCGATCTGGACATGCCGGCATATGTTTATGGCTCAAAAGAAGATCACATCGTTCCCTGGCATGCCTCGTTTGCCTCGGCACGTCTGCTCTCGGGCGATGTCCGATATATTCTGGGCGCTTCCGGCCACATTGCAGGTGTGATCAATCCGCCGGCAAAGAACAAACGCAACTACTGGACCAGTGATACCATGCAGGTGCAGCAGACCGATGCCCGGCAATGGCTGGAAAGTGCAGAGTCGGTACCTGGCAGCTGGTGGCCAGACTGGGCCGGCTGGCTGGCGGGGCATAGCGGGCGCAAGGTAAAAGCTAAAGCAACGCAGGGCAATGCCGCCTACCCGCCACTGGCCCCGGCGCCGGGGCAGTATGTAAAAGTCAAAGCCTGA
- a CDS encoding CobW family GTP-binding protein — protein MTTTAFDTDNRVAITAVTGFLGSGKTRYINQLLQQPGMANTVVIVNEIGQLGIDQANWSFVQPSTILLEGGCLCCQMQGSMSATLQRLFTDALARTIPRFNRIIVETSGLADPSALRFTLHSDFFLKERFFYNGCICIVDAVNTDKQSAYVEWSRQLVQADLVLLSRTDSATAEQAWVVAQHVSSNTDAPVMSIPHFFANANPLDLLSALHVSSRPGAGSSNFLTGPLAGAIRTGRQNAVQQLEQEQAHQRPKPQASLRPVQAHSAITIVTLEFTEPLRRSVFNQALEAMLASLGTALIRPKRYCVLLTIQVCIFSISYMHSVIPPSACELRRRRIGLQWCCFLMVLWNKRDCQRQRIFIR, from the coding sequence ATGACTACGACTGCATTTGATACCGACAACCGGGTTGCCATTACCGCTGTTACCGGTTTTCTGGGTAGCGGAAAAACCCGTTATATCAACCAGCTGTTACAGCAACCCGGCATGGCCAATACGGTTGTGATCGTAAACGAAATCGGCCAACTGGGAATTGACCAGGCAAACTGGTCATTCGTACAGCCTTCCACTATTCTACTAGAAGGCGGCTGCCTGTGCTGTCAGATGCAGGGCTCCATGAGCGCGACACTGCAGCGCCTGTTCACCGATGCCCTGGCGCGGACCATTCCTCGCTTCAATCGCATTATTGTAGAGACCAGCGGTCTGGCAGACCCGTCGGCCTTGCGTTTTACATTGCATAGTGATTTTTTCCTCAAGGAACGTTTCTTCTACAATGGCTGCATCTGCATCGTGGATGCTGTCAATACCGATAAGCAGAGCGCTTATGTTGAATGGTCCCGACAACTGGTGCAGGCGGATCTGGTCCTGCTGTCCAGAACAGACAGCGCCACAGCAGAGCAGGCATGGGTCGTTGCCCAACATGTATCAAGCAATACTGATGCACCGGTCATGAGCATACCGCACTTTTTTGCGAACGCAAATCCGCTGGATTTGTTGTCAGCGCTGCACGTATCGTCCAGGCCAGGCGCCGGATCTTCCAATTTTCTGACAGGGCCGCTGGCCGGCGCTATTCGTACCGGCCGGCAAAATGCGGTGCAGCAGCTGGAGCAGGAGCAGGCGCATCAGCGACCCAAACCACAAGCTTCACTAAGGCCGGTGCAGGCGCACTCGGCCATCACGATCGTGACGCTTGAGTTTACCGAGCCGCTACGGCGTAGCGTGTTCAATCAGGCCCTGGAGGCGATGCTCGCCAGCCTGGGCACGGCATTGATCAGGCCAAAGCGTTATTGCGTTTTGTTGACGATCCAGGTCTGTATCTTTTCAATATCGTACATGCACAGCGTTATCCCGCCCAGCGCTTGCGAGTTGCGCAGACGCAGGATCGGGCTGCAATGGTGCTGTTTCTTGATGGTGCTATGGAACAAGCGAGATTGCCAAAGGCAGAGGATTTTTATCAGATAA
- a CDS encoding CsbD family protein, producing MNKDIAAGKWEQVKGSVKQTWGELTDDDVAQVNGSAQKLAGILQEKYGRTKEEAEKQVSDFWSRHNNDV from the coding sequence ATGAATAAAGATATTGCAGCCGGCAAATGGGAACAGGTCAAAGGCTCTGTAAAGCAGACATGGGGAGAGTTGACTGACGACGATGTCGCCCAGGTCAATGGCAGTGCCCAGAAACTGGCAGGCATCCTGCAGGAAAAGTATGGTCGCACCAAAGAGGAAGCAGAAAAGCAAGTGAGTGACTTCTGGTCTCGCCACAATAACGACGTTTGA